The following proteins are encoded in a genomic region of Streptomyces lunaelactis:
- a CDS encoding alpha/beta fold hydrolase yields the protein MQIRLPRPRGRWLTGVAAFAVLAGAGTWTAVADDRAPAVHREDRVQVMPGAKIDTSYFTTGGKERRPAVLLGHGFGGSKDDVRAQAEKLARDGYAVLTWSARGFGTSTGRIGLNDADFEVKDVSRLIDWLAKRPEVQLDADGDPRVGVTGASYGGAISLLAAGYDQRVDAIAPQITYWNLADALFPDGVFKKLWAGIFFSTGSVSPTGPPAGTGTEAPAEEPAPDAPAGQAAPGDAAKTGAAKTDAAKAVGASGPANPGGCGRFEPALCAMYERVAVAGKPDAAARTLLEARSPSAVGDRIKVPALIVQGQADSLFPLSHADAMAKKISANGAPVSVDWIAGGHDGGDRETGRIEGRIGDWFDRYLKQDKGADTGPAFRVSRTGGVDSTDGQALLRGATGDTYPGLESGTQPVTLTGREQTFANPAGASPPNISAVPGLGGGLGQLSSLGVGLSLDFPGQYARFDSAPLAGSLRITGSPTVKVKVTSNSGDAVLFGKVYDVGPDGRQQVLPSQLVAPVRVEGAEQGKAVELTLPAVDHAVDAGHRLRLVLSATDLAYASPAAPATYSVELLDAGALAVPTAPDVKTQATGLPWWTWALPAAGALLAAALLITARRRVAAPAPDPELADVPLEITGLTKKYAKSADRYAVQELSFRVEKGQVLGLLGPNGAGKTTTLRMLMGLIRPDDGEIRVFGHAIRPGAPVLSRVGAFVEGAGFLPHLSGRDNLELYWRATGRPASDAHIEEALEIAGLGDALARAVRTYSQGMRQRLAIAQAMLGMPDLLILDEPTNGLDPPQIREMRDVMIRYAAAGRTVIVSSHLLSEVEQSCTHLVVMDHGRLVQAGPVAEITGESDTLLVTTAEEVPEPLIEKIAALPGIGSASRTDDGLLVRLDGATATAMIAELVRLDVPLTGVGPHRRLEDAFLTLIGGPA from the coding sequence ATGCAGATCCGACTTCCCCGGCCGCGCGGCCGATGGCTGACAGGCGTCGCCGCCTTCGCCGTCCTCGCCGGCGCCGGTACCTGGACCGCGGTCGCCGACGACCGCGCACCGGCTGTGCACCGTGAGGACCGGGTGCAGGTGATGCCCGGGGCGAAGATCGACACCTCGTACTTCACGACGGGCGGCAAGGAACGCCGGCCCGCCGTGCTCCTCGGGCACGGCTTCGGCGGCAGCAAGGACGATGTCCGCGCGCAGGCCGAGAAGCTGGCGCGCGACGGATACGCCGTGCTGACCTGGTCGGCACGCGGGTTCGGCACGTCCACCGGCCGGATCGGGCTCAACGACGCGGACTTCGAGGTCAAGGACGTCTCGCGGCTGATCGACTGGCTGGCGAAGCGGCCGGAGGTCCAGCTGGACGCGGACGGCGATCCGCGCGTCGGTGTCACCGGCGCCTCGTACGGCGGGGCGATCTCGCTGCTCGCGGCCGGCTACGACCAGCGGGTCGACGCGATCGCACCCCAGATCACCTACTGGAACCTGGCCGACGCGCTCTTCCCGGACGGCGTGTTCAAGAAACTGTGGGCCGGGATCTTCTTCTCGACAGGCTCGGTGTCCCCGACGGGTCCCCCGGCCGGGACGGGCACCGAGGCCCCGGCCGAGGAGCCCGCCCCCGACGCCCCGGCCGGCCAGGCGGCGCCCGGCGACGCGGCCAAGACGGGCGCGGCCAAGACCGACGCGGCAAAGGCGGTGGGCGCCTCCGGCCCGGCGAACCCCGGCGGCTGCGGACGCTTCGAGCCCGCGCTGTGCGCCATGTACGAGCGCGTCGCCGTCGCCGGAAAGCCCGACGCCGCCGCCCGTACGCTCCTGGAAGCCCGCAGCCCCTCCGCCGTCGGCGACCGCATCAAGGTGCCCGCGCTCATCGTGCAGGGCCAGGCCGACTCGCTCTTCCCGCTCTCGCACGCCGACGCCATGGCCAAGAAGATCAGCGCCAACGGCGCGCCCGTCTCGGTCGACTGGATCGCGGGCGGACACGACGGCGGCGACCGCGAGACCGGCCGCATCGAGGGCCGTATCGGCGACTGGTTCGACCGGTACCTCAAGCAGGACAAGGGCGCGGACACCGGACCCGCCTTCCGCGTCAGCCGGACCGGAGGAGTCGACTCCACCGACGGCCAGGCCCTGCTGCGCGGCGCGACCGGCGACACCTACCCGGGTCTCGAGAGCGGCACGCAACCGGTCACACTCACCGGCCGCGAGCAGACCTTCGCCAATCCGGCCGGCGCCAGCCCGCCCAACATCTCCGCGGTCCCCGGCCTGGGCGGCGGACTCGGTCAGCTCTCCTCCCTCGGCGTCGGACTCTCGCTCGACTTCCCCGGCCAGTACGCCCGCTTCGACTCCGCGCCGCTCGCCGGGTCGCTGCGGATCACCGGCTCGCCGACCGTCAAGGTCAAGGTGACCTCGAACAGCGGCGACGCCGTCCTCTTCGGGAAGGTGTACGACGTCGGGCCCGACGGCCGTCAGCAGGTACTCCCCTCCCAGCTCGTCGCCCCCGTACGCGTCGAGGGCGCCGAGCAGGGCAAGGCCGTCGAGCTGACCCTGCCGGCCGTCGACCACGCGGTCGACGCCGGACACCGGCTGCGCCTGGTCCTGTCCGCGACCGACCTGGCCTACGCGTCGCCGGCCGCCCCCGCCACGTACAGCGTCGAACTCCTCGACGCCGGCGCACTCGCCGTGCCCACCGCGCCCGACGTGAAGACCCAGGCAACGGGACTGCCCTGGTGGACCTGGGCGCTCCCGGCCGCGGGCGCACTCCTGGCGGCGGCCCTGCTGATCACCGCCCGCCGACGGGTGGCCGCCCCGGCGCCCGACCCCGAGCTCGCCGACGTGCCCCTGGAGATCACCGGGCTCACCAAGAAGTACGCCAAGTCCGCCGACCGGTACGCCGTACAGGAGCTGTCCTTCCGCGTCGAGAAGGGCCAGGTGCTCGGCCTCCTCGGACCCAACGGCGCGGGCAAGACCACCACCCTGCGCATGCTGATGGGGCTCATCCGGCCCGACGACGGCGAGATCCGCGTCTTCGGCCACGCCATCAGGCCCGGCGCGCCCGTCCTCTCCCGGGTCGGCGCCTTCGTCGAGGGCGCGGGCTTCCTGCCGCATCTGTCGGGACGCGACAACCTGGAGCTGTACTGGCGGGCCACCGGCCGCCCCGCGAGCGACGCGCACATCGAGGAGGCCCTGGAGATCGCCGGCCTCGGCGACGCCCTCGCCCGCGCCGTACGCACCTACTCGCAGGGCATGCGGCAGCGACTCGCCATCGCCCAGGCCATGCTCGGCATGCCGGATCTGCTCATCCTCGACGAGCCGACGAACGGTCTCGACCCGCCCCAGATCCGCGAGATGCGGGACGTGATGATCCGGTACGCGGCCGCGGGCCGGACCGTCATCGTCTCCAGTCACCTCCTCTCGGAGGTCGAGCAGTCCTGCACCCACCTGGTGGTCATGGACCACGGGCGGCTGGTGCAGGCAGGACCGGTCGCGGAGATCACCGGCGAGAGCGACACCCTGCTCGTCACCACCGCCGAGGAGGTGCCGGAGCCGTTGATCGAGAAGATCGCGGCGCTGCCGGGGATCGGCTCCGCTTCCCGTACGGACGACGGTCTGCTCGTACGCCTCGACGGAGCCACGGCGACCGCGATGATCGCCGAACTCGTCCGCCTGGACGTGCCGTTGACGGGCGTCGGCCCGCACCGCCGTCTCGAGGACGCCTTCCTCACCCTGATCGGAGGTCCCGCATGA
- a CDS encoding S8 family peptidase, translating to MHEMRTTARRFGALIPAVALAAGLQFAASPTAQSASLGDLRLAPTATAVQNSWIVVLKDGTTRAADLGVTPGHTYRSALKGFSASMSGAKAARLAADPRVAYVEQNAIVRLNDTQANATWGIDRIDQRALPLSKTYTHNTSASNVNAYIIDTGIRTSHSEFGGRASVGTDTVGGGQNGQDCNGHGTHVAGTVGGRTYGVAKAVKLVAVRVLDCQGSGTTAGVIAGIDWVTANAKKPAVANMSLGGSANTSLDSAVKKSVASGVSYAIAAGNGLPILGLPANACNYSPARVPEAITVGATDSADRRASFSNYGTCLDLFAPGVNITSSWKDSDTATNTISGTSMATPHTAGVAALYLATHATATPAQVRDAIVNGATNGKVLDPRTGSPNKLLYSLF from the coding sequence GTGCACGAGATGAGAACCACTGCCCGACGCTTCGGGGCGCTGATACCCGCAGTCGCCCTTGCCGCCGGTCTCCAGTTCGCCGCCTCCCCCACCGCGCAGAGCGCGTCCCTCGGCGATCTCCGTCTCGCTCCCACTGCAACTGCCGTACAGAACAGCTGGATTGTCGTCCTCAAGGACGGCACGACGCGCGCCGCCGATCTGGGCGTCACGCCGGGCCATACCTACCGCAGCGCACTCAAGGGCTTCTCCGCGTCGATGTCCGGAGCGAAGGCGGCCAGGCTCGCCGCCGATCCTCGGGTGGCGTATGTCGAGCAGAACGCCATCGTCCGCCTCAACGACACCCAGGCCAACGCCACCTGGGGCATCGACCGCATCGACCAGCGGGCTCTGCCGCTGTCGAAGACCTACACGCACAACACGTCCGCGTCGAATGTGAACGCGTACATCATCGACACCGGAATCCGCACCTCCCACAGCGAGTTCGGCGGCCGCGCGAGCGTCGGCACGGACACGGTGGGCGGCGGCCAGAACGGCCAGGACTGCAACGGCCACGGCACGCACGTCGCGGGCACGGTCGGCGGCAGGACGTACGGCGTCGCCAAGGCCGTCAAGCTCGTGGCCGTACGCGTCCTGGACTGCCAGGGCTCGGGGACGACGGCGGGGGTCATCGCGGGCATCGACTGGGTGACGGCCAACGCGAAGAAGCCGGCCGTGGCGAACATGAGCCTGGGCGGCAGCGCGAACACGTCCCTGGACAGCGCGGTGAAGAAGTCCGTTGCTTCGGGCGTCAGTTACGCCATCGCGGCGGGCAACGGGCTCCCGATCCTCGGGCTTCCGGCGAACGCGTGCAACTACTCGCCGGCCCGCGTCCCCGAGGCGATCACGGTCGGCGCGACGGACAGCGCGGACCGGCGGGCGTCGTTCTCCAACTACGGGACGTGCCTGGATCTGTTCGCGCCGGGCGTGAACATCACGTCGTCGTGGAAGGACAGCGACACGGCGACGAACACGATCTCGGGCACGTCGATGGCCACGCCGCACACGGCGGGCGTCGCGGCGCTGTATCTGGCGACGCATGCGACGGCGACCCCGGCGCAGGTCAGGGATGCGATCGTGAACGGCGCGACGAACGGCAAGGTCCTGGACCCGCGGACGGGTTCCCCGAACAAGCTGCTGTACTCGCTGTTCTAG
- a CDS encoding ABC transporter permease: MSTLVESAPGYRARHTLPLRVEAVRQLKRRRTLVMAGILAALPFVLIIAFAIGGTPGGDDGGGGRVNLMDTATASGANFAATCLFVSAGFLLVVPVALFCGDTVASEASWASLRYLLAAPVPRSRLLWSKLAVALGFSAAAMLLLPLVALAAGTAAYGWGPLELPTGGSLAAGDTVSRLALVVAFIFVSQLVTAGLAFWLSTKTDAPLGAVGGAVGLTIIGNVLDAVTALGSWRDVLPAHWQFAWIDALQPQLEWNGMVKGAAVSVTYALVLFALAFRNFSRKDIVS, translated from the coding sequence ATGAGCACGCTGGTCGAGTCCGCCCCGGGCTACCGGGCGCGGCACACACTGCCGCTGCGCGTCGAGGCGGTACGCCAGCTGAAGCGCAGGCGGACGCTGGTGATGGCGGGGATCCTCGCCGCGCTGCCCTTCGTGCTGATCATCGCCTTCGCGATCGGCGGCACCCCGGGCGGCGACGACGGCGGCGGCGGCCGGGTGAACCTGATGGACACGGCCACCGCGTCGGGTGCCAACTTCGCCGCCACCTGCCTCTTTGTCTCGGCGGGCTTCCTGCTGGTGGTGCCGGTGGCGCTGTTCTGCGGGGACACCGTGGCCTCGGAGGCGAGCTGGGCCTCCCTTCGCTATCTGCTCGCCGCACCCGTCCCGCGCTCCCGGCTGCTGTGGTCCAAGCTGGCGGTGGCGCTCGGATTCAGCGCGGCGGCGATGCTGCTGCTGCCACTGGTCGCACTGGCGGCCGGCACGGCGGCGTACGGCTGGGGCCCGCTGGAGCTGCCCACGGGCGGCTCCCTGGCCGCCGGCGACACGGTGTCGCGGCTGGCGCTCGTCGTGGCGTTCATCTTTGTCTCCCAACTGGTCACCGCAGGGCTCGCGTTCTGGCTCTCCACCAAGACCGACGCCCCGCTGGGCGCGGTCGGCGGCGCGGTCGGCCTGACGATCATCGGCAATGTGCTGGACGCGGTCACCGCGCTCGGCTCCTGGCGGGATGTGCTGCCCGCGCACTGGCAGTTCGCCTGGATCGATGCGCTGCAGCCACAACTGGAGTGGAACGGCATGGTGAAGGGCGCGGCGGTCTCGGTGACGTACGCCCTGGTGCTGTTCGCGCTGGCCTTCCGGAACTTCTCCCGCAAGGACATCGTGTCCTAG
- a CDS encoding GNAT family N-acetyltransferase, which translates to MDIRRATTVAELIAAEHLYDAPARAEWAERFLAASGHLMLIAYVDGAPAGMVSGIEMLHPDKGTEMCLYELSVDEAYRRRGIGRALTEALIEVARERGCYDMWVGVDTDNGPALATYRSAGAKDDGVFAMLTWEFPAS; encoded by the coding sequence ATGGACATCCGGCGCGCGACGACCGTGGCCGAGCTCATCGCGGCCGAGCATCTCTACGACGCCCCGGCGCGGGCGGAGTGGGCAGAGCGTTTTCTCGCCGCGTCCGGGCATCTGATGCTGATCGCTTACGTCGACGGGGCGCCGGCCGGGATGGTCTCGGGCATCGAGATGCTCCACCCCGACAAGGGCACGGAGATGTGTCTGTACGAGCTGTCGGTGGACGAGGCGTACCGCAGGCGGGGCATCGGGCGGGCGCTGACCGAGGCGCTGATCGAGGTGGCGCGGGAGCGGGGCTGTTACGACATGTGGGTGGGTGTGGACACGGACAACGGTCCGGCGCTGGCGACGTACCGGTCGGCGGGGGCGAAGGACGACGGGGTGTTCGCGATGCTCACCTGGGAGTTCCCGGCGTCCTAG
- a CDS encoding alpha/beta hydrolase: MDYATLKAFKPSEYEDAADGYRSMGNVAQAAKDRVENTVAAGMRKTLQGDAAEAAQKQLQALTKNFHYIQTECGVISTALNGFAYDMAAAKRKLDTAIGDAQGCTVNPDGSVTFPAGQKPGDEKVADGGTVTGSAGGSPTSDAVERQAANIHPNPNYGKAMGYANRIADAVREATDADTKWAPKIQALKADDDLTVSARDWTDVTSDTGGVRDAADAYLDTIKPPPKNDLPQDNANWWNGLSEEQRAAYVSMHPASIGALDGLPSAVRDDANRMVLAEARGAAQVEYDTWLKKHPEPTRHTDYINPMTGTIMKGVKVDSVAWKEWEEARKSAHKSIDGMDAIQNRFDQTGTKGLPEAYLLGFSTEGDGRAILANGNPDTADHQSVYVPGTTAELGKIEGDINRSVNVWRSADDNADGESVSSITWLGYDAPDSVPKDAPFEHYAYDGAPALNRFLDGLETSHTGDTAPHRTVISHSYGTTLVGAAAQAGDLNADDVVFAGSPGVKVSGAEEMDVPKGHVWNEEAEGDVVPDLGRYGHGGDGFRIPSDEQFGANQMTTDTEGHSGYWDEGSTSLENQALVVVGKGEDVALKPPPNPLTSEEVLRSK, from the coding sequence ATGGACTACGCCACCCTCAAGGCCTTCAAGCCCTCCGAGTACGAGGACGCCGCCGACGGATACCGCTCCATGGGCAACGTGGCCCAGGCAGCCAAGGATCGCGTCGAGAACACCGTGGCCGCAGGGATGCGCAAGACGTTGCAGGGTGACGCAGCGGAGGCGGCACAGAAGCAGCTTCAAGCCCTGACGAAGAACTTCCACTACATCCAGACCGAATGCGGCGTGATCAGCACGGCCCTCAACGGGTTCGCCTACGACATGGCGGCCGCCAAGCGGAAGCTGGACACGGCGATCGGGGACGCCCAGGGCTGCACGGTGAACCCGGACGGCTCGGTCACGTTTCCGGCGGGTCAGAAGCCAGGCGACGAGAAGGTCGCTGACGGCGGCACGGTGACGGGGAGTGCCGGAGGCAGCCCGACTTCCGATGCCGTGGAGCGCCAGGCGGCGAACATCCACCCGAACCCGAACTACGGCAAGGCGATGGGGTACGCGAACCGGATCGCCGACGCGGTGAGGGAAGCCACGGACGCGGACACGAAGTGGGCGCCGAAAATACAGGCCCTCAAGGCCGATGACGACCTGACAGTGTCCGCCCGGGACTGGACGGACGTCACGTCGGACACGGGGGGCGTACGCGACGCGGCCGATGCCTACCTCGACACGATCAAGCCACCGCCCAAGAACGATTTGCCCCAGGACAACGCCAACTGGTGGAACGGCCTCTCCGAGGAGCAGCGCGCAGCCTACGTCTCCATGCACCCCGCGAGCATCGGAGCGCTCGACGGCCTTCCCTCCGCCGTACGCGACGACGCGAACCGGATGGTGCTCGCCGAGGCCCGAGGTGCCGCGCAGGTCGAATACGACACGTGGCTCAAGAAGCATCCGGAGCCCACGCGGCACACGGACTACATCAACCCCATGACCGGCACCATCATGAAGGGCGTCAAGGTCGACAGCGTGGCGTGGAAGGAATGGGAAGAAGCACGGAAGAGCGCCCACAAATCCATCGACGGCATGGACGCGATCCAGAACCGCTTCGACCAGACCGGCACGAAAGGACTGCCCGAGGCGTATCTGCTGGGCTTCAGCACCGAGGGCGACGGGCGCGCGATCCTCGCCAACGGAAACCCGGACACCGCGGATCACCAGTCGGTCTACGTGCCGGGTACGACGGCGGAGCTCGGAAAGATCGAGGGCGACATCAACCGCTCGGTCAATGTGTGGAGATCGGCCGACGACAATGCCGATGGTGAGTCCGTCTCCTCCATCACCTGGCTCGGATACGACGCACCTGATTCCGTACCCAAGGACGCCCCGTTCGAGCACTACGCGTACGACGGCGCACCGGCGCTCAACCGGTTCCTGGACGGCCTGGAAACGTCACACACCGGCGATACGGCACCGCACCGTACCGTGATCAGCCATTCGTACGGGACGACCCTGGTCGGCGCAGCGGCCCAGGCAGGGGACCTCAACGCCGATGACGTCGTCTTCGCGGGCAGCCCCGGTGTCAAGGTGTCGGGTGCCGAGGAGATGGATGTCCCCAAGGGGCATGTGTGGAACGAGGAAGCCGAGGGGGACGTGGTCCCGGATCTCGGCCGCTATGGACACGGCGGGGACGGCTTCAGAATTCCCAGCGATGAGCAATTCGGTGCCAACCAGATGACCACGGACACTGAAGGCCACAGCGGTTACTGGGATGAGGGGTCGACAAGTCTGGAGAATCAGGCCCTGGTGGTTGTGGGGAAGGGGGAGGACGTGGCCTTGAAGCCGCCGCCCAACCCATTGACGAGTGAAGAAGTACTGCGTTCGAAGTAG
- the mmsA gene encoding CoA-acylating methylmalonate-semialdehyde dehydrogenase, which produces MKTVNHWIGGKTVEGASGNWGPVTDPATGAVTTQVALASVEEVDTAVAAAQAAYETWGTSSLAQRTSILFRYRALLDAHRDDIAALITAEHGKVHSDALGEVARGLEIVELACGITTQLKGELSTQVSSRVDVSSIRQSLGVVAGITPFNFPAMVPMWMFPLAIACGNTFVLKPSEKDPSAANLLAELASEAGLPDGVLNVVHGDKVAVDALLAHPDVTAISFVGSTPIARYIHTTASANHKRVQALGGAKNHMLVLPDADLDAAADAAVSAAYGSAGERCMAISAVVAVSSIADELVQKIRERAEKIKIGPGNDPESEMGPLITAAHRDKVASYVTGAAAQGAEVVLDGTGHTVDGFEDGHWIGLSLLDRVSTDSDAYRDEIFGPVLCVLRAETYEEGVALINASPFGNGTAIFTRDGGAARRFQLEIQAGMVGVNVPIPVPVGYHSFGGWKDSLFGDHHIYGNDGVHFYTRGKVVTTRWPDPSDAPTGVDLGFPRNH; this is translated from the coding sequence ACCACCCAGGTCGCGCTGGCCTCGGTGGAGGAGGTCGACACGGCCGTCGCGGCGGCGCAGGCGGCGTACGAGACATGGGGCACGTCCTCGCTCGCGCAGCGCACCTCGATCCTCTTCCGCTACCGCGCGCTGCTCGACGCGCACCGTGACGACATCGCCGCGCTGATCACCGCCGAGCACGGCAAGGTCCACTCCGACGCGCTCGGCGAGGTCGCCCGCGGCCTGGAGATCGTGGAGCTGGCCTGCGGCATCACGACCCAGCTCAAGGGCGAGCTGTCCACCCAGGTCTCCAGCCGGGTCGACGTCTCCTCGATCCGCCAGTCGCTCGGCGTGGTCGCCGGCATCACGCCGTTCAACTTCCCGGCGATGGTGCCGATGTGGATGTTCCCGCTGGCGATCGCCTGCGGAAACACCTTCGTACTCAAGCCCAGCGAGAAGGACCCCTCGGCGGCCAACCTCCTCGCGGAGCTGGCCTCGGAGGCCGGGCTGCCCGACGGTGTGCTCAATGTCGTCCACGGCGACAAGGTCGCGGTCGACGCGCTGCTGGCCCACCCGGACGTGACCGCGATCTCCTTCGTCGGCTCGACCCCGATCGCCCGCTACATCCACACCACCGCCTCCGCCAACCACAAGCGGGTCCAGGCGCTCGGCGGTGCGAAGAACCACATGCTGGTCCTCCCGGACGCGGACCTGGACGCGGCGGCGGACGCCGCGGTCTCGGCGGCGTACGGCTCGGCCGGCGAGCGCTGCATGGCCATCTCCGCGGTCGTCGCGGTCAGTTCCATCGCCGACGAGCTGGTCCAGAAGATCCGCGAGCGCGCCGAGAAGATCAAGATCGGCCCCGGCAACGACCCGGAGTCCGAGATGGGCCCGCTGATCACGGCCGCGCACCGGGACAAGGTCGCCTCCTACGTCACGGGCGCGGCGGCCCAGGGCGCGGAGGTCGTCCTGGACGGCACCGGGCACACGGTCGACGGCTTCGAGGACGGCCACTGGATCGGCCTGTCGCTCCTCGACCGCGTCTCGACCGACTCGGACGCCTACCGCGACGAGATCTTCGGTCCGGTGCTGTGCGTGCTGCGCGCGGAGACGTACGAGGAGGGCGTGGCGCTGATCAACGCGTCCCCCTTCGGCAACGGCACCGCGATCTTCACCCGCGACGGCGGCGCGGCGCGCCGCTTCCAGCTGGAGATCCAGGCGGGCATGGTCGGCGTGAACGTCCCGATCCCGGTGCCGGTGGGCTACCACTCCTTCGGCGGCTGGAAGGACTCGCTCTTCGGCGACCACCACATCTACGGCAACGACGGCGTGCACTTCTACACCCGCGGCAAGGTGGTCACGACCCGCTGGCCGGACCCGTCGGACGCGCCGACGGGCGTGGACCTGGGCTTCCCGCGCAACCACTGA
- a CDS encoding vWA domain-containing protein produces MKLGARTYRGVAAAMLAGGMLLTAGCGAGAQADRTSGRERANDGANPAPLAPDGGGGAPAQGVDGGSEGQRKGDALQDSKPAADYLSTFALDVDTASYGYARRTLEDGQRPQASDIRPEEFINSFRQDYPRPKSDGFSVTVDGARPRSAEGEISSESAGEGSGEDWSLVRVGLSTRPTDRKGERPPAALTFVIDISGSMAEPGRLDLVKESLGILTDQLRDDDSIALVTFSDKAETRLPMTRVADSRDRIHTVIDSLEPTDSTNVEAGVRTGYDEAVEGRRRGATNRVVLLSDALANTGETKADAILDRIDDARREYGITLFGVGVGSEYGDALMERLADKGDGHTTYVSTSEQARKVFCDQLPAHVELRARDAKAQVAFDPKTVKQFRLIGYENRAVADEDFRNDRVDGGEIGPGHTVTALYAVRLREGASGHLATATVRWLDPGTRAPHEQTGSIEADAVDGALWDGASKRLQVTAVAAYFAESLRGGSMPGAPGLGELAKRARNLAESTEDSAVRELADAIVQAQRLRD; encoded by the coding sequence ATGAAGCTCGGCGCACGGACATACAGGGGAGTGGCGGCCGCGATGCTGGCCGGCGGCATGTTGCTGACCGCGGGCTGCGGGGCGGGTGCTCAGGCCGACCGGACCTCTGGCAGGGAGCGGGCGAACGACGGCGCGAACCCCGCTCCCCTCGCGCCCGACGGCGGAGGGGGCGCGCCCGCGCAGGGGGTTGACGGCGGGTCGGAGGGGCAGCGGAAGGGGGACGCGCTCCAGGACTCCAAGCCCGCGGCCGACTATCTGTCGACCTTCGCGCTCGACGTGGACACCGCCTCGTACGGCTATGCCCGCCGGACGCTGGAGGACGGACAGCGGCCGCAGGCGAGTGACATACGGCCCGAGGAGTTCATCAACAGCTTCCGTCAGGACTATCCGAGGCCGAAGAGCGACGGCTTCTCCGTGACGGTCGACGGCGCCCGCCCCCGGAGCGCGGAGGGCGAGATCAGCAGCGAGAGCGCGGGGGAGGGGAGCGGCGAGGACTGGTCGCTGGTACGGGTCGGACTCTCCACCCGCCCCACCGACCGCAAGGGCGAACGGCCGCCCGCCGCGCTCACCTTCGTGATCGACATCTCCGGTTCCATGGCCGAGCCCGGCCGGCTCGACCTGGTCAAGGAGTCGCTGGGCATCCTCACCGACCAACTGCGCGACGACGACTCGATCGCTCTGGTCACCTTCAGCGACAAGGCCGAGACCCGGCTGCCGATGACCCGGGTCGCCGACAGCCGCGACCGTATCCACACGGTGATCGACAGCCTCGAGCCGACCGATTCCACCAACGTCGAGGCGGGGGTGCGGACCGGCTACGACGAGGCGGTCGAGGGCCGTAGGCGCGGCGCTACCAACCGCGTCGTCCTCCTCTCCGACGCCCTCGCCAACACAGGCGAGACCAAGGCCGACGCGATCCTCGACCGGATCGACGACGCCCGCCGCGAGTACGGCATCACGCTCTTCGGTGTCGGCGTCGGCAGTGAGTACGGCGATGCGCTGATGGAGCGGCTCGCCGACAAGGGCGACGGCCACACCACGTATGTGTCCACCAGCGAGCAGGCCAGGAAGGTCTTCTGCGACCAACTGCCCGCCCATGTCGAGCTGCGCGCGCGGGACGCGAAGGCGCAGGTGGCCTTCGACCCGAAGACGGTCAAGCAGTTCCGGCTCATCGGGTACGAGAACCGCGCGGTCGCGGACGAGGACTTCCGCAACGACCGTGTGGACGGCGGCGAGATCGGCCCGGGGCACACGGTCACGGCGCTGTATGCCGTACGGCTCCGGGAAGGCGCGAGCGGGCATCTCGCGACGGCGACCGTGCGCTGGCTCGACCCGGGGACGCGCGCGCCGCACGAGCAGACGGGCTCGATCGAGGCGGACGCGGTCGACGGCGCGCTGTGGGACGGCGCGTCCAAGCGGCTCCAGGTCACGGCGGTCGCCGCGTACTTCGCGGAGTCGCTGCGGGGCGGCTCGATGCCGGGAGCACCGGGGCTCGGTGAGCTCGCAAAGCGGGCGAGGAACCTGGCGGAGTCGACGGAGGACAGCGCGGTGCGCGAGCTGGCGGACGCGATCGTTCAGGCGCAGCGGCTGCGGGACTGA